The Primulina eburnea isolate SZY01 chromosome 18, ASM2296580v1, whole genome shotgun sequence genome segment TGGGACAAATAATGAGATGTGATGAAATGAGGCAAATAAATGAGATTTGAACATTTAGCTTTTAACTTCCACGAAGAATACTCATAGACAAAGTAAACCATAGGATCCTTTGATGAACTAGGAATATGATTTTGTTAGGCTTGTTTCAAATATTGATTTTGTTAGGCTTGTTTCAAATATGAATCATTGTTCCAATGCTAGCAATAATATAATGGAATATGAAAGGTAATTACACTTACACCCTAgctcaaaatataaattttaggtTCAATACTGCTCCTTCATAACAAATAATCCAATTTTCGGGACCTAATTGGCtaaagtaaaaaaaatactGTTTCCAGAGGGTTTTATGGTGTAATAAGCAGTTTTCTAAAAAGCGGCTGACAAGCGGCCACCGACCGCCTAGAGTCTAGGCGGCCGACTAAGCGGTTTGTCTTTTTTGACATAAATATCTAATTCTTCTTGTTCATCTTCATATTTCTCCCACACTTCCTCGATATTAGATTCAAATTCAAAATCTATGTCATCTTCCTACTCTTCATCCGATCCAAATTGATAGGAAAATATGccaaataatctttaaaaaaaattaattattaatctaGGTAGATGCCAAGCCGGATTTTGAGTCGCCTAGGAGCCGATTAATGTAACAACGCCCAGAGCCATTGCCGTTGTAAAAATCGGGGCGGAGGGTCGCCCACCGCCTAGGCGGCGCCTTTTAAAACACTAGTAACAAGGTATATTTTTTTCCCACTCTCACTTTACCTATAGAAGTATAGGtacaaaaaaaaagaatttttaAGGAGGAACTATATTAAGAGTCTTAAAGCAATCAACCACTTCAGAAGTCATGGTCACTGCCAGAAGGTTATCTTTGGCTAGAAGAATTTTATGGCAATAAATCCTATCGGATTGTTTGAGTCGTGTAGGAATCGATAGATTTCCTTAACTACTAGATTAAGCTTTTTTCAGTCAAAACAATGAATTTGGTTTCCTTAACTACTAGATTAAGCTTTTTTGAGTCAAAACAATGAATTTGGTTACTGGAGTCGCATGAAAAAAGAAATTCATGATTCCAAATTTATTACTCTAAAATGCTTTAATCCAAACGAAACCTAACAGAATTTTAACATTCTTGAATTACaagataaaaagaaaaaaaaaaataagctaGTACAATAATGCAAAAATGTGCATGAACTGAGCTCATTCCAAAAGCTTGGATAACGTATAATGAGGGAGAAAACTAAGTTAACAAGGAGTGAATTAGGAAACCGAAGAAAGTATATCCATTTAACAAGTTAGTTGGCATATCAATAAGACAGATGTTACCTGAATAAGTATATCAACTGCTACAATTGAACCTGAAACCATGAAAGTGTGGGCTAGGGCCTCCAATCCACTAGAATAATTTTCCTGGAGAAGAAAAGGAAGTAGGCTAATTTCTAAAGATAGCATTCCACATTCTGTGAACAAGGATAACAGGTTCCAAGCAATTGTCTTCACAGGATCACATCGCCATGCCTGTTTCATCACATGAGTCAATACCATAAAAACTAGAGATTTGGATTCTATTatcaatcaaaattttcattgacCGGTTGTACAAGTAAACTTTCCTTGGGAAAAGAAGTATAATTTCATCAAAGACAAGTTTTTTTTAACTGGATAGCAGGTTATTTTCTATGAAACAAGTGAAACTCAGACAGGAATGTAACTTTAAAAAGTAATGCTTTAGGTGCAGTAAACTAATAACTTTACTAAATCCACCAAAATGCAGAACTAAATGCCCAAGGCAAGCTAAAGCTCAACAGTTCCCTAGAGCCTAATCGCTTTATTGTGCacaaacaaaaaatattaatatttaatgCTATTAAAGTCAAATAAAAAAGGTTAAAACCTTTTGGAAAATATTTCACAAGAGGATTGTCCCCCACGCCAAAGCTATTTCGTCAGTCATGCCAAGCAAAGACATAAACCATTATTCTAAAATAACTACCAGCCATAACTGTAGAATATTCATGAATGACAACTACCATTCACTCTAAAAACTAGAAGAATACAAAAGCTGGATGCGTAGAAATATGACAACCTTCGTACCGGCGGAATTCAATATTCCAAGGAATGAAGCTACAGAAAGGATTTCCAAAACATGGAAGCTACATACACTCAAGTAATCACACAAAAAATCCATGCATTTAGGTTTTCATTGCCTCAAAAGTTATGTAAACATTATagtatgaaaaaaaaaaataaagccaGCTGTTTCTTTTTCACTGTATATAATCCAGCAATAATGATTTATACCAAGGAAaataagcaaaaaaaaaaaaaatcgaaaatctACCTGAAGAATAGACCACGCCAAATTGAGAATAGCTGCGAACCAAAGGAGCGCGTAGAACGCAATCATAACATAAGACTTCCGGTGCCTGAGCTTCTTCACACTCCGATTCGCCTGAAACCCAAGGTACAACACCAACAAAGCGGATGGAACAACCATAGATGCATCGCGCCAGAATCCGCCGCAGCCGGAGCTGTACCATCTGGAACCCTCATCAATTTGGACTGCAAAGGGAGGATCGGTGATCTTTTGCGCGGATAAAGTGGAATTAGGATTCGACATTCAACTCATCCAATTATAATCTCAATTCTTATCGGAGAATTGTTAGGTTAAAATTGCAGCTTTGATCGAACTTCCAAGgctttataattaattaaagctGATAAACTTCCCTTTTCGTCATCTAAATATTGTGGATATTTTTTTTCGTTTaccaaaatattatataatattttatttaaaaatattataatatattatttctaTTACTATTTGTTTGCCCATACAATAATTTGTAATGATAAAATCAGTGTGTAATAAAGTGAAGTAGATAGAATGGACAGGTCGAAATTCAAACAAAAAGGCGCTCTTGTGGAATCTTCACGGACAGAAAAAGATTACAGTTCGTTTGATCATGATCGAGTTACATTGTTTCTTCGGCCCGAATCGAGGGTATGGAGATCATTGAAGAAAGGGTAATTACACAAATTATCgtcaaaaattatataataaaacatACAAAAACGACATATATCAAGAATTTGATTTAAGGGTAGTCTCTTGTGATAcagtcttacgaatctttatttatgaAACGGATcgactctatcgatattcacaataaaaagtaatactcttaacataaaaaataatattttttcatggatgacccaaataaaatatctgtctcacacaatacgacccatgagatcATCTCACGCAAATTTTTACCTTTGACTTGATCATTGGTCTTCTTTTTCATGATTATAAAATAATGGTCAGAATGTATCATTATTTACATACCAACACTGAACATTTTTGCGCAAAAACCATCGTTTTCAATTTTTTTGCGCAAGACAAAATGTTCATTAACATCATTAAAGTAATTGAACCCACTCTCATTCGAGCTTCCAGCGATTCATTCATCCCACAATAAATCACTTTTGATTCTACAATATTTTCTTAATTGATCACTCCAAACCCGTCATCATCGGTTTAATATTAAGGATATAATACTTCTGTTAAATGTGCTTATATTGCTGAGCAAAAATAATCCTAAAGTTCGAGTTCGAATTCAGTTCTTGTTTATACGACTAGATTAGATTACACGATCAGCTACTAAAATATTAACATCACGAGAAATGAGAAGGGTGCACAGACGAGAACTTTTGCTTTATTTCACATTACGTTAGGTGagaaacataaaataaaaaaaaaaaaaaaaaaaggcctTCGAAGAAGCCACATTTTTGAGACAAAAACTCCAGCACCGACACCCAAAAATATATTCAAGACTTCACAATAACATCTCAGACTACTATTAATCATCCATTTCATCGTCATCGAGTATTTCTTCAATCTTAATTCTCTTTACTGCTTGAACAGGATCGGAGGGTGTCCCATTCGGCAGATGAATCAATATATCAGATTTCTCCCCGGTGGCAGCATTCACAAGCCCCCCATTCGTCTCAACAGTATACACCAATTCTTTTCCATCAACAGATGCATCGATATACACAGTCGAATTTTCATCGATTTCCTCTCGTATTAGCATTTTCGACAATTGAGTTACTACCCTTTTCTCCAGCCACCTTCTTATAGGTCTTGCACCATAAACCTGAAAACAAGAAACAAGTATGATCAGAAACATCCTAATGTGTCGTCACGAATTATGATGACGTAGGTGAACGTGAAAGTTTTGCTTACAGGATCATAGCTTTCAGCTAATATGACATCTAGTGCTGATTCAGTCACGCCCATTGCAATGCCTCTCTCA includes the following:
- the LOC140819704 gene encoding protein CANDIDATE G-PROTEIN COUPLED RECEPTOR 2-like — protein: MSNPNSTLSAQKITDPPFAVQIDEGSRWYSSGCGGFWRDASMVVPSALLVLYLGFQANRSVKKLRHRKSYVMIAFYALLWFAAILNLAWSILQAWRCDPVKTIAWNLLSLFTECGMLSLEISLLPFLLQENYSSGLEALAHTFMVSGSIVAVDILIQAIVVFGFEVPLFINADASHWGKWSVLFVHTLMLTAVYSYILFVHYSKWKDRLPPRPSFYNYVVVMFITNVVGLFANGLTGIGFGFGLWLYNIIVICRHSLYLPFLYVTFLADFFQEEDWLLDSAYYSEMKDAGFFDTDWE